Proteins encoded by one window of Primulina huaijiensis isolate GDHJ02 chromosome 1, ASM1229523v2, whole genome shotgun sequence:
- the LOC140982275 gene encoding uncharacterized protein isoform X2, with protein sequence MVTAGSTPSSNDDIPRVKFLCSFSGSILPRPQDGKLRYVGGETRIVNVPRNITYEELMEKMRELLEGAALLKYQQPDEDLDALVSVVNDDDVTNMMEEYDKLGSRDGFTRLRIFLFLHNDQDGSLHFGDGDERDNERRYVDALNNLNESPEFRKQPGESLVVGAFDDGHTAEQFFNQMNLEGSFLGQRNMELPIAQMNLRRLTIPHLGSGQPQQSIAQRYNEMEAPWSPGYYSPRHPGNIDQRQFAEFPSSPSSRCRTPYGDFPDRIYSEDYSRAPVNTQFIYEQPPQYSDNVVLIPTGSAVNEKDGFPGNILQGSSTYEGNSICENCRMNFPKNKVYPESSRKTSEQSHLETPNLGNGYIQVPNSCSECPPNREVYMLSDANMHPVYHNDPRFVHPKTHNHERGWVSPHQSNPWAEESRPHISVAGRLADGYTIENGVNILHGHGNVCDGHHVQSSYIHHDDQRYARSEVEYGCQLFQDHAVASGSHIHLPSADGIRYVNPAYRYGDDNLHPGPQCHIPSQALWRNGVPSYDASVSHQLLNGSVGTGFIRGTVEGSPRVQAFLENQNVWADSSQKIAGFNGSHMPEYFNLQSVKLTPSMYTVENPHQYGLEPVQLTAELTKFGTSNGPFPKSDPASLADDKSIPVAAASIDFRNDTDITKESNHAGAGETSVTCGIMDKNSNGLASYASIKSNVPEPTVENGGAATVDATKDSFHEESLHVQLEVLPELTACVEEAALQSMKEMKSQIQDDEGLGVEHKVVANEHTQKDADGVDTNTELEAEFENENVYNSKIEPTKAEAEAIDQGLQTIKSEDLEEIRELGSGTYGAVYHGKWKGSDVAIKRIKASCFAGKPSERERLIADFWKEALILSSLHHPNVVSFYGVVRDGEDGSLATVTEFMINGSLKQFLQKKDRTIDRRKRLIIAMDAAFGMEYLHGKNIVHFDLKCENLLVNMRDPHRPVCKIGDLGLSKVKQHTLVSGGVRGTLPWMAPELLSGKSNMVTEKIDVYSFGIVMWELLTGDEPYADMHCASIIGGIVNNTLRPQIPTWCDPEWKSLMESCWASDPAQRPSFSEISQKLRNMAAAMNLK encoded by the exons ATGGTGACTGCTGGCTCCACCCCGAGCTCTAATGATGACATTCCACGTGTTAAATTCTTGTGTAGCTTTTCGGGTAGTATATTGCCACGACCCCAAGATGGTAAACTTAGATATGTTGGAGGTGAGACACGTATTGTGAACGTCCCGCGTAATATAACTTATGAAGAACTCATGGAGAAAATGAGGGAGCTTTTGGAAGGTGCGGCTTTGTTGAAATACCAACAGCCGGATGAGGATCTTGATGCCTTGGTATCTGTTGTCAACGATGATGATGTCACAAATATGATGGAGGAGTACGACAAGTTAGGATCCAGGGACGGGTTTACCAGGTTGaggatatttttgtttttgcataATGATCAGGATGGTTCATTGCATTTTGGTGATGGAGATGAAAGGGATAATGAGAGGAGGTATGTGGATGCTTTGAACAACCTTAACGAATCTCCCGAATTTAGAAAGCAGCCTGGGGAGTCTTTGGTAGTGGGGGCTTTTGACGATGGCCATACAGCTGAACAGTTCTTTAATCAGATGAATCTAGAGGGTAGCTTCCTTGGTCAAAGAAACATGGAATTGCCAATTGCTCAGATGAATTTACGGCGCCTAACGATACCTCATTTGGGTTCGGGCCAACCTCAACAATCGATAGCTCAAAGATATAATGAGATGGAGGCACCATGGAGTCCTGGTTACTATTCCCCAAGGCATCCTGGAAACATAGATCAGAGGCAATTTGCAGAGTTTCCAAGTTCGCCTTCCTCTCGCTGTCGAACGCCCTATGGAGACTTTCCTGACAGAATTTATTCTGAGGACTACAGTCGGGCTCCAGTCAATACTCAATTCATTTATGAACAACCTCCACAGTATTCAGACAATGTAGTGTTAATTCCTACTGGATCTGCTGTCAATGAGAAGGATGGATTTCCTGGTAACATACTCCAAGGGTCCAGCACTTATGAAGGAAACAGTATTTGTGAGAATTGCAGGAtgaattttccaaaaaataaagtttatcCTGAATCTTCTAGGAAGACCAGTGAACAGTCACATCTGGAGACTCCTAACCTGGGAAATGGGTATATTCAGGTCCCTAATTCTTGCTCAGAGTGCCCTCCAAACCGGGAAGTGTACATGTTGTCGGATGCAAATATGCACCCTGTGTATCACAATGATCCTCGATTCGTGCATCCTAAGACCCATAATCATGAAAGAGGATGGGTTTCACCACATCAGTCAAATCCTTGGGCCGAGGAATCGAGACCACATATATCTGTTGCTGGAAGGTTGGCTGATGGCTACACTATTGAAAATGGTGTGAATATCCTCCATGGTCATGGTAATGTATGTGATGGACACCATGTGCAATCATCTTACATCCATCATGATGATCAACGATATGCTCGGTCCGAGGTAGAGTATGGTTGTCAACTGTTTCAGGACCATGCTGTGGCAAGTGGATCACATATTCATCTGCCATCTGCTGACGGAATTCGCTATGTAAATCCTGCCTATAGATATGGGGATGATAATCTCCACCCGGGACCGCAATGTCACATTCCTTCACAAGCTCTATGGAGAAATGGAGTTCCCTCCTATGACGCATCAGTCTCACATCAGCTCTTGAATGGCTCTGTCGGTACTGGTTTCATCCGAGGTACAGTGGAGGGTAGTCCCAGAGTTCAAGCTTTTTTAGAGAATCAGAATGTTTGGGCTGACTCATCCCAAAAAATCGCAGGTTTCAATGGGTCTCACATGCCAGAATATTTTAATCTCCAATCTGTGAAATTGACACCTAGTATGTACACTGTGGAGAATCCTCATCAATATGGTCTGGAACCCGTCCAATTAACAGCTGAGCTGACTAAGTTTGGTACTTCCAACGGCCCTTTTCCGAAGTCTGACCCGGCATCTCTAGCAGATGATAAATCAATTCCTGTTGCTGCTGCTAGTATAGATTTTAGAAACGATACAGATATTACCAAAGAATCAAATCATGCAGGAGCAGGAGAAACTTCTGTTACGTGTGGTATTATGGACAAGAATTCCAATGGTTTAGCATCTTATGCATCCATTAAATCAAATGTTCCGGAACCCACTGTAGAAAATGGTGGGGCTGCGACAGTAGATGCAACCAAAGATAGTTTTCATGAGGAGTCTTTACATGTCCAGTTGGAAGTCTTGCCGGAGTTAACTGCATGTGTAGAAGAGGCGGCCTTGCAAAGTATGAAGGAGATGAAGTCTCAAATTCAAGATGATGAGGGTTTGGGGGTTGAGCATAAAGTAGTTGCAAATGAACATACTCAAAAGGATGCAGATGGAGTT GACACCAATACAGAATTGGAGGCAGAATTCGAGAATGAAAATGTTTACAACTCCAAGATAGAGCCGACAAAAGCTGAGGCGGAAGCGATAGATCAAGGATTACAG ACAATAAAAAGTGAAGATCTGGAGGAGATCCGGGAGTTAGGATCTGGGACATATGGTGCAGTCTATCATGGCAAATGGAAGGGCTCGGATGTAGcaataaaaagaataaaagCCAGCTGCTTTGCTGGAAAGCCTTCTGAAAGGGAACGACTA ATTGCTGATTTCTGGAAGGAGGCGCTGATATTAAGTTCATTGCACCATCCAAATGTTGTCTCTTTTTACGGTGTAGTTCGTGATGGTGAAGATGGATCTTTAGCAACAGTTACTGAGTTCATGATTAATGGATCTCTTAAACAATTTTTGCAGAAGAAAGACAG AACAATCGATAGACGCAAAAGACTAATAATAGCAATGGATGCTGCATTTGGTATGGAGTACTTGCACGGAAAGAATATCGTTCATTTTGACTTAAAATGTGAGAATCTGCTGGTAAATATGAGAGACCCTCATCGTCCAGTTTGCAAG ATTGGGGATCTCGGCTTATCAAAGGTGAAACAACACACTTTAGTGTCCGGAGGTGTTCGTGGGACATTACCATGGATGGCACCCGAACTCTTGAGTGGGAAGAGCAACATGGTAACTGAAAAG ATCGACGTGTACTCATTTGGGATTGTCATGTGGGAATTGCTGACTGGTGATGAACCCTATGCAGATATGCACTGTGCTTCTATAATTG GAGGGATCGTGAACAACACATTGCGGCCACAAATCCCAACATGGTGCGACCCCGAATGGAAGTCATTGATGGAAAGTTGTTGGGCATCTGATCCAGCACAGAGGCCATCGTTTTCAGAAATTTCGCAGAAATTAAGAAACATGGCCGCagcaatgaatttgaaataa
- the LOC140982275 gene encoding uncharacterized protein isoform X1: protein MCNYQEIENLNKVEVERECQNFDLQHQSVSLVDCTMVTAGSTPSSNDDIPRVKFLCSFSGSILPRPQDGKLRYVGGETRIVNVPRNITYEELMEKMRELLEGAALLKYQQPDEDLDALVSVVNDDDVTNMMEEYDKLGSRDGFTRLRIFLFLHNDQDGSLHFGDGDERDNERRYVDALNNLNESPEFRKQPGESLVVGAFDDGHTAEQFFNQMNLEGSFLGQRNMELPIAQMNLRRLTIPHLGSGQPQQSIAQRYNEMEAPWSPGYYSPRHPGNIDQRQFAEFPSSPSSRCRTPYGDFPDRIYSEDYSRAPVNTQFIYEQPPQYSDNVVLIPTGSAVNEKDGFPGNILQGSSTYEGNSICENCRMNFPKNKVYPESSRKTSEQSHLETPNLGNGYIQVPNSCSECPPNREVYMLSDANMHPVYHNDPRFVHPKTHNHERGWVSPHQSNPWAEESRPHISVAGRLADGYTIENGVNILHGHGNVCDGHHVQSSYIHHDDQRYARSEVEYGCQLFQDHAVASGSHIHLPSADGIRYVNPAYRYGDDNLHPGPQCHIPSQALWRNGVPSYDASVSHQLLNGSVGTGFIRGTVEGSPRVQAFLENQNVWADSSQKIAGFNGSHMPEYFNLQSVKLTPSMYTVENPHQYGLEPVQLTAELTKFGTSNGPFPKSDPASLADDKSIPVAAASIDFRNDTDITKESNHAGAGETSVTCGIMDKNSNGLASYASIKSNVPEPTVENGGAATVDATKDSFHEESLHVQLEVLPELTACVEEAALQSMKEMKSQIQDDEGLGVEHKVVANEHTQKDADGVDTNTELEAEFENENVYNSKIEPTKAEAEAIDQGLQTIKSEDLEEIRELGSGTYGAVYHGKWKGSDVAIKRIKASCFAGKPSERERLIADFWKEALILSSLHHPNVVSFYGVVRDGEDGSLATVTEFMINGSLKQFLQKKDRTIDRRKRLIIAMDAAFGMEYLHGKNIVHFDLKCENLLVNMRDPHRPVCKIGDLGLSKVKQHTLVSGGVRGTLPWMAPELLSGKSNMVTEKIDVYSFGIVMWELLTGDEPYADMHCASIIGGIVNNTLRPQIPTWCDPEWKSLMESCWASDPAQRPSFSEISQKLRNMAAAMNLK, encoded by the exons ATGTGCAATTATCAGGAAATTGAAAATCTAAACAAAGTGGAAGTCGAACGTGAATGCCAAAATTTTGATCTGCAGCATCAATCTGTGTCCTTAGTGGATTGCACCATGGTGACTGCTGGCTCCACCCCGAGCTCTAATGATGACATTCCACGTGTTAAATTCTTGTGTAGCTTTTCGGGTAGTATATTGCCACGACCCCAAGATGGTAAACTTAGATATGTTGGAGGTGAGACACGTATTGTGAACGTCCCGCGTAATATAACTTATGAAGAACTCATGGAGAAAATGAGGGAGCTTTTGGAAGGTGCGGCTTTGTTGAAATACCAACAGCCGGATGAGGATCTTGATGCCTTGGTATCTGTTGTCAACGATGATGATGTCACAAATATGATGGAGGAGTACGACAAGTTAGGATCCAGGGACGGGTTTACCAGGTTGaggatatttttgtttttgcataATGATCAGGATGGTTCATTGCATTTTGGTGATGGAGATGAAAGGGATAATGAGAGGAGGTATGTGGATGCTTTGAACAACCTTAACGAATCTCCCGAATTTAGAAAGCAGCCTGGGGAGTCTTTGGTAGTGGGGGCTTTTGACGATGGCCATACAGCTGAACAGTTCTTTAATCAGATGAATCTAGAGGGTAGCTTCCTTGGTCAAAGAAACATGGAATTGCCAATTGCTCAGATGAATTTACGGCGCCTAACGATACCTCATTTGGGTTCGGGCCAACCTCAACAATCGATAGCTCAAAGATATAATGAGATGGAGGCACCATGGAGTCCTGGTTACTATTCCCCAAGGCATCCTGGAAACATAGATCAGAGGCAATTTGCAGAGTTTCCAAGTTCGCCTTCCTCTCGCTGTCGAACGCCCTATGGAGACTTTCCTGACAGAATTTATTCTGAGGACTACAGTCGGGCTCCAGTCAATACTCAATTCATTTATGAACAACCTCCACAGTATTCAGACAATGTAGTGTTAATTCCTACTGGATCTGCTGTCAATGAGAAGGATGGATTTCCTGGTAACATACTCCAAGGGTCCAGCACTTATGAAGGAAACAGTATTTGTGAGAATTGCAGGAtgaattttccaaaaaataaagtttatcCTGAATCTTCTAGGAAGACCAGTGAACAGTCACATCTGGAGACTCCTAACCTGGGAAATGGGTATATTCAGGTCCCTAATTCTTGCTCAGAGTGCCCTCCAAACCGGGAAGTGTACATGTTGTCGGATGCAAATATGCACCCTGTGTATCACAATGATCCTCGATTCGTGCATCCTAAGACCCATAATCATGAAAGAGGATGGGTTTCACCACATCAGTCAAATCCTTGGGCCGAGGAATCGAGACCACATATATCTGTTGCTGGAAGGTTGGCTGATGGCTACACTATTGAAAATGGTGTGAATATCCTCCATGGTCATGGTAATGTATGTGATGGACACCATGTGCAATCATCTTACATCCATCATGATGATCAACGATATGCTCGGTCCGAGGTAGAGTATGGTTGTCAACTGTTTCAGGACCATGCTGTGGCAAGTGGATCACATATTCATCTGCCATCTGCTGACGGAATTCGCTATGTAAATCCTGCCTATAGATATGGGGATGATAATCTCCACCCGGGACCGCAATGTCACATTCCTTCACAAGCTCTATGGAGAAATGGAGTTCCCTCCTATGACGCATCAGTCTCACATCAGCTCTTGAATGGCTCTGTCGGTACTGGTTTCATCCGAGGTACAGTGGAGGGTAGTCCCAGAGTTCAAGCTTTTTTAGAGAATCAGAATGTTTGGGCTGACTCATCCCAAAAAATCGCAGGTTTCAATGGGTCTCACATGCCAGAATATTTTAATCTCCAATCTGTGAAATTGACACCTAGTATGTACACTGTGGAGAATCCTCATCAATATGGTCTGGAACCCGTCCAATTAACAGCTGAGCTGACTAAGTTTGGTACTTCCAACGGCCCTTTTCCGAAGTCTGACCCGGCATCTCTAGCAGATGATAAATCAATTCCTGTTGCTGCTGCTAGTATAGATTTTAGAAACGATACAGATATTACCAAAGAATCAAATCATGCAGGAGCAGGAGAAACTTCTGTTACGTGTGGTATTATGGACAAGAATTCCAATGGTTTAGCATCTTATGCATCCATTAAATCAAATGTTCCGGAACCCACTGTAGAAAATGGTGGGGCTGCGACAGTAGATGCAACCAAAGATAGTTTTCATGAGGAGTCTTTACATGTCCAGTTGGAAGTCTTGCCGGAGTTAACTGCATGTGTAGAAGAGGCGGCCTTGCAAAGTATGAAGGAGATGAAGTCTCAAATTCAAGATGATGAGGGTTTGGGGGTTGAGCATAAAGTAGTTGCAAATGAACATACTCAAAAGGATGCAGATGGAGTT GACACCAATACAGAATTGGAGGCAGAATTCGAGAATGAAAATGTTTACAACTCCAAGATAGAGCCGACAAAAGCTGAGGCGGAAGCGATAGATCAAGGATTACAG ACAATAAAAAGTGAAGATCTGGAGGAGATCCGGGAGTTAGGATCTGGGACATATGGTGCAGTCTATCATGGCAAATGGAAGGGCTCGGATGTAGcaataaaaagaataaaagCCAGCTGCTTTGCTGGAAAGCCTTCTGAAAGGGAACGACTA ATTGCTGATTTCTGGAAGGAGGCGCTGATATTAAGTTCATTGCACCATCCAAATGTTGTCTCTTTTTACGGTGTAGTTCGTGATGGTGAAGATGGATCTTTAGCAACAGTTACTGAGTTCATGATTAATGGATCTCTTAAACAATTTTTGCAGAAGAAAGACAG AACAATCGATAGACGCAAAAGACTAATAATAGCAATGGATGCTGCATTTGGTATGGAGTACTTGCACGGAAAGAATATCGTTCATTTTGACTTAAAATGTGAGAATCTGCTGGTAAATATGAGAGACCCTCATCGTCCAGTTTGCAAG ATTGGGGATCTCGGCTTATCAAAGGTGAAACAACACACTTTAGTGTCCGGAGGTGTTCGTGGGACATTACCATGGATGGCACCCGAACTCTTGAGTGGGAAGAGCAACATGGTAACTGAAAAG ATCGACGTGTACTCATTTGGGATTGTCATGTGGGAATTGCTGACTGGTGATGAACCCTATGCAGATATGCACTGTGCTTCTATAATTG GAGGGATCGTGAACAACACATTGCGGCCACAAATCCCAACATGGTGCGACCCCGAATGGAAGTCATTGATGGAAAGTTGTTGGGCATCTGATCCAGCACAGAGGCCATCGTTTTCAGAAATTTCGCAGAAATTAAGAAACATGGCCGCagcaatgaatttgaaataa